In a single window of the Oscarella lobularis chromosome 4, ooOscLobu1.1, whole genome shotgun sequence genome:
- the LOC136186744 gene encoding AP-3 complex subunit mu-1-like, with protein MSGSQEQTNKKILQSLQEQREKLKMKEQHQRQPESRRAGPVASSRPEYGRGVGRGKNLAQQRAPAPAERADAHRMLVNQRAALQHAQSQSYGCYVTQDSQFGNLILPSGHYSSCSISRFIELLQQGKPTPKMIHSLFMINQSGDIFMEKHWRSTVSRSVCDYFFEAQAKASRPEDVPVVVTTPHHYLVTIFRFKLYFVAVLQNETPPLYVVEFLHRIMDTFVEYFGSCSELVIKEQYVVVYELLDEMLDNGYPHVTDPNVLREMIRPPTVLGAVVDTVTGRSRMSETLPTGQLSNIPWRRQGVKYANNEAYFDLVEEIDAIIDKSGTTISSEIQGHVESVVKLSGMPDLTMSFVNPRLLDDVSFHPCVRFRRWEAERVLSFVPPDGRFRLMSYHITSSSVVTFPVWVKPMFHFREGSGSLDISVGPKQTMGKQVEEVELNVVMPKMVQNCTLTPTVGNYLFDPTTKTLKWHIGRLMPQKLIQLKGSLTLQTGAPLPDSNPSVEVAFKVPSFAVSGLKVNRLDIYGEKYKPFKGVKYTTKAGKFQVRS; from the exons ATGTCCGGCAGTCAAGAGCAGACCAACAAAAAAATACTCCAGTCGCTACAGGAGCAGAGGGAGAagctgaaaatgaaagaacaGCACCAGCGCCAGCCGGAAAGCCGTAGAGCGGGACCAGTAGCCTCGTCGCGACCTGAATACGGTCGAGGCGTTGGAAGAGGAAAGAATCTCGCTCAGCAACGAGCGCCCGCCCCCGCGGAACGGGCGGACGCTCATCGCATGCTGGTGAACCAGCGCGCTGCTTTGCAACACGCGCAGTCTCAATCCTACGGTTGCTATGTGACCCAAGACTCGCAGTTTGGAAATTTGATACTTCCC TCCGGGCACTATAGTTCGTGTTCGATCTCACGTTTTATCGAGCTGTTACAGCAGGGAAAACCGACGCCCAAGATGATACACAGTCTCTTTATGATTAACCAGTCGGG AGACATCTTTATGGAGAAGCACTGGCGCAGCACGGTCAGTCGATCCGTATGCGACTACTTCTTCGAAGCGCAAGCAAAG gCGAGCCGTCCCGAAGacgttcccgtcgtcgtaACGACTCCCCATCACTATCTCGTCACGATATTCCGCTTTAAGCTCTACTTCGTAGCCGTACTTCAAAACGAAA cgcCTCCGCtctacgtcgtcgaatttctccaTCGAATCATGGACACGTTCGTCGAGTATTTCGGTAGTTGCTCGGAATTGGTGATCAAGGAGCagtacgtcgtcgtttaCGAG CTTCTCGATGAAATGCTCGATAATGGTTATCCGCACGTGACCGATCCCAACGTCTTGCGGGAGATGATTCGACCGCCGACTGTGCTCGGAGCCGTCGTTGACACGGTCACTGGTAGATCGAG GATGAGCGAGACTTTGCCCACTGGTCAGCTGTCGAATATTCCTTGGAGACGGCAAGGAGTGAAGTACGCGAACAATGAG GCGTATTTTGATTTGGTTGAAGAAATCGATGCAATCATTGATAAATCC GGAACAACAATCTCGTCAGAAATTCAGGGACAC GTTGAGTCTGTAGTGAAATTATCCGGAATGCCCG ATTTGACAATGTCCTTTGTCAATCCACGTCTACTCGATGACGTTAGCTTTCATCCTTGTGTGCGATTCCGTCGTTGGGAG GCAGAGCGGGTTTTGTCGTTTGTTCCTCCCGACGGTCGATTCCGTCTTATGTCGTACCACATTACGTCTTCAAG TGTGGTAACTTTTCCTGTCTGGGTAAAGCCAATGTTTCACTTCAGAGAG GGCTCGGGTTCTTTGGACATATCTGTCGGTCCCAAGCAAACAATGGGAAAACAG GTCGAGGAAGTTGAATTGAATGTGGTTATGCCAAAGATGGTACAGAACTGCACGTTGACACCTACAG TTGGAAATTATCTGTTTGATCCTACGACGAAGACTCTAAAGTGGCAC ATCGGTCGATTGATGCCACAGAAATTGATTCAACTAAAAGGCTCG CTCACACTTCAAACCGGGGCCCCTCTGCCTGATTCCAACCCATCAGTGGAA GTTGCCTTCAAAGTTCCCTCGTTTGCTGTCTCAGGATTGAAGGTGAACAGACTAGACATCTATGGCGAG AAATACAAGCCTTTTAAGGGTGTCAAATACACAACCAAAGCGGGCAAATTTCAGGTTAGGTCGTAA
- the LOC136186746 gene encoding probable G-protein coupled receptor No18 has translation MDATTSAVVMNATNATNDDDPQWIGAIESAAVILVGIIALFFGSLVCATIYLRPRLRTVTNLLIVNLAIADICVAVVSVPFVAASLAVRRWIFGDAWCRAAGFLSVLFSGASIVTLAAISVERYYSTSHPRARQRSYRRAALMIAYVWLHATIFSFPPLVGLGSFDFNDGKNRCAVAWAKRGADQWYNTAIVIGLFIIPLLVMTFAYIGIFWRMDKRAKRLKQNAENGGAATGDYPDSPSASRTPEPCRRRGSTPSLCWIGSVQGHSTSRYRRSVRQLALERRLAKTVLTVIGVFLLCWFPYYSVNLWSTFTGRDVSPTVDYVTYLLALINSACNPMIYGLRNKKFRETFKAILTCRRVSYSERRYSLSRSVSQSLPAVVAIGCEGLKLPAKRRNSQDSGFMQLIHLDCRRRSSLPQPRPPPPNNKLSSSSGSVEDSGTPSSDLSATAVPREKADPDTSPPPQKRPRMCEEPRRVCAERRRTGSGRRRAPPPPPPPRPPPPAFKLNAPWTGAYKFDESSAGNSVVESINIVFRDESLV, from the exons ATGGATGCTACTACAAGCGCTGTCGTCATGAATGCGACAAACGCCACCAATGATGATGATCCCCAGTGGATCGGTGCAATTGAAAGCGCCGCCGTCATTCTAGTCGGCATCatcgctctctttttcgGCTCGCTCGTCTGCGCGACCATCTACTTGCGTCCTCGACTTCGAACGGTCACCAATCTACTCATCGTCAATCTCGCCATCGCCGACATCtgcgtcgctgtcgtcagCGTCccgttcgtcgccgccagTCTCGCCGTGCGTCGATGGATATTCGGTGACGCGTGGTGCCGCGCCGCCGGTTTCCTGAGTGTTCTCTTCTCAGGCGCGAGCATCGTCACGCTCGCTGCCATCTCCGTCGAACG GTACTACTCGACGTCGCATCCCCGAGCCCGTCAGCGATCATATCGGCGAGCGGCTTTGATGATCGCTTACGTCTGGCTTCACGCGACTATTTTCAGCTTTCCGCCGCTCGTCGGGCTCGGTTCGTTCGATTTCAACGACGGCAAGAATCGATGTGCCGTCGCCTGGGCGAAACGCGGTGCCGACCAATGGTACAACACGGCGATCGTAATCGGCCTCTTCATAATTCCTCTCCTCGTCATGACCTTCGCCTATATCGGAATTTTCTGGCGAATGGACAAGCGAGCGAAACGACTCAAACAGAACGCCGAGAACGGCGGAGCGGCTACGGGCGACTACCCCGACTCGCCGTCGGCTTCCCGCACGCCGGAGCCgtgtcgtcgccgcggcagcacgccgtcgctctGCTGGATCGGCAGCGTGCAAGGTCACAGTACGAGTCGATATCGACGTTCTGTACGTCAATTGGCGTTGGAACGACGTCTCGCTAAAACCGTTCTCACGGTGAtcggcgtttttcttctctgctgGTTTCCGTACTACTCCGTCAATCTCTGGTCGACGTTCACCGGTCGGGACGTGTCGCCGACCGTCGATTACGTCACGTATTTATTGGCCTTGATCAATTCGGCGTGTAATCCCATGATCTACGGCCTGCGAAACAAAAAGTTTCGCGAGACGTTCAAGGCCATTTTGACGTGCCGTCGCGTCTCCTATTCGGAGCGGCGCTACTCTCTGTCGCGCTCCGTCAGCCAATCTTTGCCGGCAGTCGTCGCAATTGGATGCGAAGGCTTGAAATTGCCagcaaaacgacgaaactCGCAAGACAGCGGATTCATGCAGCTAATTCATCTCGACTGcagacgacgctcgtcgctACCCCAGCCGCGACCGCCTCCGCCAAATAACAAATTAAgtagcagcagcggcagcgttGAAGACAGcggaacgccgtcgtcggaccTATCAGCAACGGCAGTacctagagaaaaagcggATCCTGATACGAGTCCACCTCCTCAAAAAAGACCAAGGATGTGCGAAGAACCGCGGCGAGTGTGCGCTGAGCGACGGCGCACGGGCAGTGGCCGACGGCGTGCGCCTCCGCCCCCTCCGCCCCCTCGGCCGCCGCCTCCCGCCTTCAAGTTGAATGCGCCCTGGACTGGTGCGTACAAATTCGACGAGTCGAGCGCCGGCAATTCTGTAGTTGAATCGATAAATATCGTATTTCGAGACGAGTCGCTAGTGTAA
- the LOC136186738 gene encoding N-acetylglucosamine-1-phosphotransferase subunits alpha/beta-like, with the protein MALAKLLQRRLYTFLNSRSGIALCLTATVIVLVSGFQFGETALRWSMDQYDAAFSFYHDNIAGKSFQDKISAPIPIDIVYTWVNGSDPELLEALARVKIELEAEKNRTKERERLLEAQKQKELEQRKNATLTNSVNSSRNARNASRNDATKVSSSPTSLRRRLPQTKETATASKPKKPVKRTGRQGKREKVFSPNIKSNARSLKSVSKLNANKKGEEPTKQRHVNVNVSVNVNGTIRNNETEGKATVLSSESATKGRKAPSVRQPKTRVKWEKMPDLEPPKPTEAAPVAKKEEKGVCTGRLCLPAYAVLFRGFPSNVTLKEIRSIDKTFASAMKAMRVTSEGAHKETVTYVQFPYERAAKDVSKKLLTWKKKNVSSTVGYLTDDCEVNCCFKMKNLVLLKSLAVNLTHLELTRAMVQQFSQQIASVTLFSNHSIGVIKFSNISYAESALKLSKGNVTVGNRSVSLAPAFVAWDPMTPLDDSKKEEVPDDDIMSANRFQDNEELRYSLRSVEKFVPWIRHIYIVTNGQIPYWLDLDNPRVTVVTHKDLFPNETHLPTFSSPAIETHIHRIPGLSKKFIYMNDDVLFGKEVYPDDFYSYSGGHRVYLAWQVPQCSEGCPTNWIRDRYCDVSCNNSACDWDGGDCEGKSPRSAYNFRSWHSSSYSSDPKRYCNVGCADAWLGDRYCDAACNIRECGFDVGDCGMANFRQLHDVELEDDNRTVIHLPLGLSAVYFNLSSIFGDKGALSFGSITKNEIVRTAVIAQRYKVLTVVFRSGFNRTFLSVGLGGSLNKTIKVTVALNFTVDTFTPASGKDVAASLQESNLTSTNKTVPILIRNGSLPYNYWELNDSFVPKKLDVFSKHEYALPLLKNESLLPSDVQAALNSVQTEFDEGDLTEKGYHRKRARILKDFFEKNASMTSMIVGTSLPQIFTTTTTTHRNLSEKSLSKDDAEIKASPEKISQSKGAKKGADKASVKKTRAETAKTKQKEGVKGRKLLAFDDDTEARAGKGDPVEKDAAPVVTDEDVLLADWIANAKQKQLTLAQTLEKAQLDWEENRKAQSRFGRGAFPWEKRNLFDHLVAESDDDDDDGSYETDRKATGRRLLDTFADSLNHVNRLYNKFYGYTSRKVPAHMPHMIDRDVMEELQSTFPAQYEATSSHKLRAKDDMQFAFAYNYFLMSEKRRFNVTQAFEQLDVDESGILSYRELRTLMAKIYDLPLTTKNLHDFDSIFGNCSRNANYTVPTVSALDLEYNYDDELPLITLDLFQQCKPIIDLLNKSKDSETKYKFQVLGEDDIAFKMISENVTKSVQKLDTIRKDTRKFICVNDNVDHSKASAKIVVALLRDFYESFFPKPSQFELPAEYRNRFLHVDELNEWRRQQEVIRFWVHVAFVVLLLLSLGSFFIGQLRQLKRKIVNFITRLKGNRQTRSIVV; encoded by the exons ATGGCCCTCGCTAAACTCCTCCAGCGTCGGCTCTATACGTTTCTCAACTCGCGATCGGGCATTGCTCTATGTCTGACGGCCACCGTGATCGTTCTCGTCTCCGGTTTTCAGTTCGGCGAG ACGGCTCTGCGATGGAGCATGGATCAATATGATGCAGCATTTAGCTTCTATCACGACAACATCGCCGGGAAGTCGTTTCAAGACAA AATTTCCGCGCCGATTCCGATTGACATCGTGTACACGTGGGTAAACGGCTCCGATCCGGAGCTTCTCGAGGCGCTCGCGAGGGTGAAAATCGAATTAGAAGCCGAAAAAAATCGGACAAA GGAACGAGAGCGCCTACTCGAAGCacagaagcagaaagaaCTCGAACAAAGAaa aAACGCGACGTTGACTAACAGCGTCAATTCCAGTCGAAATGCGAGAAACGCCTCTAGGAACGACGCAACAAAAGTTTCCTCTTCGCCGACATCActccgacgtcgtctgccGCAGACAAAAGAAACGGCAACAGCGTCAAAACCAAAGAAGCCCGTAAAACGGACGGGTAGACAGGGGAAGAGGGAGAAAGTCTTTTCACCTAATATTAAATCCAACGCGAGGAGTCTCAAATCTGTGTCGAAATTGAATGCTAAtaagaaaggagaagaaccGACGAAGCAACGTcacgtcaacgtcaacgtcaGCGTCAATGTGAATGGGACTATTAGAAACAATGAAACGGAGGGAAAAGCGACCGTTTTGTCGTCAGAAAGTGCTACGAAAGGTCGCAAGGCGCCAAGTGTTCGCCAACCCAAGACGAGAGTCAAATGGGAGAAAATGCCAGA TCTGGAACCGCCGAAGCCTACCGAAGCGGCTCCCGTtgcgaaaaaggaagaaaagggCGTCTGTACTGGCAGGCTCTGTCTGCCCGCGTACGCCGTCTTGTTTCGCGGCTTTCCGTCGAACGTTACCCTGAAGGAG ATTCGAAGTATTGATAAAACGTTTGCGTCCGCGATGAAGGCGATGCGCGTCACGTCGGAAGGGGCGCACAAGGAGACGGTAACGTACGTGCAATTTCCTTACGAAAGAGCAG ccaAAGACGTGTCAAAGAAATTACTTAcgtggaagaagaagaacgtcagTTCAACGGTGGGCTATCTC ACGGACGATTGTGAAGTGAACTGCTgcttcaaaatgaaaaatctTGTCTTATTAAAGTCCCTTGCCGTCAATCTGACTCATTTGGAATTGACGAGAGCAATGGTGCAGCAGTTTTCGCAACAGATTGCATCA GTCACCTTATTTTCCAATCACAGCATCGGAGTCATCAAATTTTCCAATATTTCGTACGCCGAAAGTGCACTGAAACTT TCCAAGGGAAACGTCACCGTAGGCAATCGCTCCGTCAGTTTGGCTCCCGCCTTCGTCGCTTGGGATCCTATGACGCCACTCGACgattcaaaaaaagaagaagttcCGGACGATGATATCATGTCGGCAAATCGTTTCCAAGACAACGAG GAACTACGCTATTCGTTGAGATCGGTCGAAAAGTTCGTTCCGTGGATTCGACACATCTACATTGTTACAAATGGTCAGATACCGTACTGGTTGGATTTGGATAATCCTAGAGTGACCGTTGTCACTCACAAA GATCTTTTTCCCAACGAGACTCACCTTCCAACGTTCAGTTCACCCGCAATCGAAACCCACATCCATCGCATACCGGGTCTCTCCAAGAAATTCATCTAcatgaacgacgacgtgctcTTTGGAAAGGAAGTTTATCCGGACGACTTTTACAGCTATTCCGGAGGCCACAGA GTCTATTTGGCGTGGCAAGTTCCCCAGTGTTCCGAAGGCTGCCCGACGAATTGGATCAGGGACCGGTACTGCGACGTGTCATGCAACAATTCGGCGTGCGATTGGGACGGAGGCGATTGCGAAG GAAAAAGTCCAAGATCTGCCTATAATTTTCGGAGTTGGCATTCCAGTAGTTATTCGTCAGATCCCAAAAGATACTGCAATGTTGGGTGCGCCGATGCGTGGCTAGGAGACCGATACTGCGATGCG GCGTGCAATATTCGTGAGTGCGGCTTTGACGTGGGAGATTGCGGAATGGCCAACTTTCGCCAACTTCACGACGTTGAACTGGAAGATGACAACAGGACTGTAATTCATTTGCCATTAG GTCTAAGTGCAGTCTATTTCAATTTGAGCAGCATTTTTGGCGATAAGGGCGCTTTGTCTTTTGGTTCCATTACCAAGAATGAAATAGTGCGCACTGCCGTCATCGCTCAGCGTTACAAAGTGCTAACAGTCGTTTTTCGGTCTGGTTTTAACCGGACATTTCTCTCGGTTGGGCTCGGGGGAAGTCTCAATAAGACGATCAAAGTTACC GTTGCCTTGAATTTTACGGTTGATACGTTTACGCCCGCCTCTGGCAAAGACGTCGCGGCATCACTCCAAGAAAGCAATCTGACGTCTACT aacaAAACAGTTCCGATTTTGATCCGAAATGGTTCGTTGCCGTACAATTATTGGGAGTTGAATGACTCGTTTGTACCGAAGAAGCTGGACGTCTTCTCCAAGCACGAATACGCGCTTCCTCTTCTAAAGAACGAAAGTCTATTGCCTTCCGACGTTCAGGCGGCTTTGAATTCGGTTCAGACGGAgttcgacgaaggcgacttGACCGAAAAGGGCTACCATAGGAAGAGGGCAAGAATCCTGAAAGACTTCTTTGAGAAAAatgcgtcgatgacgtcgatgataGTCGGAACGAGTTTGCCTCAGATTTTcaccacgacgacgacgacgcataGAAATCTGTCCGAGAAAAGTTTGAGCAAAGACGATGCGGAGATCAAAGCTTCTCCGGAGAAAATATCCCAGAGTAAAGGCGCGAAGAAAGGAGCAGATAAAGCGTCTGTAAAAAAGACTAGAGCAGAGACGGCGAAAACTAAGCAGAAAGAAGGAGTGAAAGGAAGAAAGCTCCTGGCTTTTGATGACGACACAGAAGCAAGGGCTGGAAAGGGCGATCCCGTAGAGAAGGACGCAGCACCAGTGGTaacagacgaagacgttctcTTGGCTGATTGGATTGCAAACgcgaagcagaagcagctGACACTGGCACAAACGCTGGAGAA AGCTCAATTGGACTGGGAAGAAAATCGCAAAGCCCAGTCTCGATTCGGTCGAGGAGCTTTTCCTTGGGAGAAACGAAATTTATTTGATCACCTCGttgccgaaagcgacgatgacgacgacgacggaagctACGAGACGGACCGAAAAGCGACCGGGCGACGTCTTTTGGACACGTTCGCCGATTCGCTCAATCACGTCAATCGGCTCTATAATAAATTCTACGGCTATACGAGTCGCAAGGTGCCAGCTCATATGCCTCACATGATTGATAGAGATGTCATGGAAGAACTGCAGTCAAC ATTTCCAGCGCAgtacgaagcgacgtcgtcgcacaaGTTGCGCGCCAAAGACGACATGCAGTTCGCTTTTGCGTacaattattttttgatgaGCGAAAAGAGACGGTTTAATGTCACTCAAGCGTTCGAACAAttagacgtcgacgagtcggg GATTTTATCGTATAGAGAACTGAGAACTCTGATGGCGAAAATCTATGACTTGCCTCTGACTACGAAG AATCTTCACGACTTTGACAGCATATTTGGCAACTGTTCTAGAAATGCTAACTACACCGTTCCCACTGTCAGTGCTCTAGACCTGGAGTACAATTACGATGACGAACTG CCCCTGATAACGCTCGATCTGTTTCAGCAATGCAAGCCAATTATTGACTTGCTAAACAAGAGCAAGGACAGCGAAACAAAATATAA ATTTCAAGTACTTGGCGAAGACGACATTGCATTTAAAATGATTTCGGAGAACGTGACGAAAAGCGTTCAGAAGTTAGACACCATTCGCAAGGATACCAG gAAGTTTATATGTGTCAATGACAATGTTGACCACAGCAAAGCCAGCGCTAAAATA GTTGTTGCCTTGCTACGCGACTTTTAcgagtcgtttttcccgaAGCCGTCACAGTTTGAATTGCCTGCAGAGTACAGAAACCGCTTTTTACATGTCGACGAGCTAAACGAATG gagacGACAGCAGGAAGTCATAAGATTTTGGGTTCATGTGGCCTTTGTTGTTCTGCTTTTGCTCAGTTTGGGCTCGTTCTTCATTGGTCAG ctTAGGCAATTAAAACGCAAAATAGTCAACTTTATTACTCGACTAAAAGGAAACCGGCAAACAAGATCTATTGTAGTTTAA
- the LOC136186750 gene encoding negative elongation factor B-like: protein MLLQFIRTLFLSTKIVHYCTLRADMLMSLHDLEATHVLGADPCHEFGWCLDACIRERGVDPKHGQKLEKILDDIRSPKEQMRGDISMLLCDPYAVHAVTNTIVSQLHDTVNREDLPRVNMEFCLLIRLLQFGLNAWDMINGQNFTEDDLSMVSLTECLPALAEILVKQSISGFDPQPNSTAKPNEALARFMQIDQPAQAFTLEFAIHAAEKRDEFLLHSILSPIAHACLSMPDVPSLFFHRFTHALACITDPMPSSSFFNLVFDDFLLNFVSCEGVARQLHQLLWQLCERLKDADLIGHFIEASRPAEDHSIEAKEFYVQLMEKVSALQNQKPQLQQQQQVSPSPLEVANSPLLDILPRSAPTSPPMETQ from the exons ATGCTGCTCCAGTTCATTCGGACACTCTTCttgtcgacgaaaatcgttcACTATTGCACGCTACGAGCCGACATGCTCATGTCGTTGCACGATCTCGAAGCGACGCACGTTCTCGGCGCCGATCCGTGTCACGAGTTCGGCTGGTGCTTGGATGCGTGCATACGAGAGCGCGGCGTCGATCCCAAGCACGGGCAGAAATTGGAGAAGATACTCGACGATATACGATCGCCTAAGGAGCAGATGAGAGG AGATATTTCGATGTTGCTTTGCGATCCCTATGCTGTTCATGCTGTCACGAATACGATTGTCAGTCAGTTGCATGATACTGTGAATCGAGAAGATCTTCCACGT GTAAATATGGAATTTTGTCTTCTGATTCGGCTGCTCCAGTTTGGATTGAATGCGTGGGACATGATCAACGGGCAGAATTTCACTGAAGATGATTTG AGCATGGTTTCATTGACCGAGTGTCTACCAGCTCTCGCTGAAATTCTTGTCAAACAATCTATCTCCGGTTTTGATCCTCAGCCGAATTCCACAGCAAAACCAAACGAGGCATTAGCGCGATTCATGCAAATCGACCAACCGGCGCAGGCGTTCACATTAGAATTTGCCATCCACGCCGCCGAGAAGCGCGACGAGTTTCTATTGCACTCCATACTTTCACCTATAGCCCACGCCTGTTTGAGCATGCCAGACGTTCCATCGTTATTTTTTCATCGATTCACACACGCCTTGGCGTGCATCACTGACCCAATGCCAAGCTCGTCCTTCTTCaatctcgttttcgacgactttcttctcAATTTTGTATCGTGCGAGGGCGTTGCTCGGCAGCTGCATCAACTTCTCTGGCAATTATGTGAAAGACTCAAGGATGCTGATCTAATAGGTCATTTTATTGAAGCCAGTCGGCCGGCGGAAGAC CATTCGATCGAAGCAAAGGAATTCTATGTTCAGCTGATGGAAAAGGTCTCCGCTCTACAGAATCAGAAGCCACAGctgcagcagcaacagcaagtGTCCCCGTCACCCCTCGAAGTGGCCAACTCTCCTCTTTTGGACATCTTACCGCGATCGGCTCCCACCTCTCCCCCCATGGAAACGCAGTGA
- the LOC136186759 gene encoding SNARE-associated protein Snapin-like, with product MATDSTDSLTDGILSVLRPAVEEVDLKVKAVRQSQVELREYVDKLSKELHRLSDLQKAPISLDPYVQNLENSKHRILLVNNLLESVQERLTRLNQHIARESARRKAMLDPSQLS from the exons ATGGCAACAGACTCGACCGATTCCCTCACTGACGGCATTCTTTCGGTGCTCAGACCGGCCGTGGAGGAAGTCGACCTAAAAGTGAAGGCCGTTCG GCAAAGTCAGGTCGAATTGCGGGAATACGTCGACAAGTTGTCCAAGG AACTCCATCGCCTGTCCGATTTGCAGAAGGCGCCTATCAGCCTCGATCCGTACGTGCAGAATTTGGAGAATTCCAAGCATCGAATCCTGCTGGTGAACAATCTCTTGGAAAGTGTTCAA GAGCGACTCACGCGACTGAACCAGCACATAGCGAGAGAATCGGCGCGAAGAAAGGCAATGCTCGACCCAAGTCAACTTTCGTAG